GGCAGGCGAACTCGGCGAGCTCACGGTCCAGAAAAGGCGCACGGACTTCCAGAGAATGCATCATGGACGCCCTGTCGACCTTCATCAGAATATAGTCCGCCATATACTGACGGGCGAAGACGTACACCGCGCGCCCCATCTCGTCGGCCGACGGATAGGATTCGTACAACAGACGCGTAGGCTCGAACAATGAATCCGGACCCAACTCGGGCTTGCTGCCGTTGAACCAGATCGTTTCCTGCATTTCCGGAGACATGGCGGTGAGCCACCGCTGGACCCGCATCCAGGACGGACAGCGCATCCCAGCCAGAAACATCTCCGCGGCGAAACGATAATTGACATAGTTGGCTGAAGCCGGAAGAAACCGCGTGGCCCATTCGCCCGGCGCTCGAATCGAAGCGGGTATGCGCAGCAACCGCTTGGCCATGCGGAAGCCGTAATAGTACTCGTAGCCGGCAAAGAGTTCGTCCGGTCCGTCTCCGCTCAGCGCTACGGTAACGTGCCGCCGTGACGACTTGGCAAGCAGGAACGTTGGCACGAGCGAGGGATCGGCCAGCGGCTCGTCGATCCTGGACACGATTTCAGGAAGGTACTCGCCGCAACTGTTGGCGCGCAATCCATACTCGTGGTGGTCAGTGCCGATATACTCCGAGACAAGCTGCGCATAGTCCGATTCATCATAACTCGACTCGTCGAAGGCTATGGAAAACGACTTGATCTGACTCACCTGGGGAGTCATGAACGCCGCGATGGTCGAAGAATCCAACCCTCCGCTCAGGAACAACCCCAACGGCACGTCGCTCACAAGCCGACGTTTCACTGCACGCTGTATGAGCTCGCGCAGCTCCTCGCACAGGTAATCTTCAGCCCGGGGACCGCCATAGCGGGGGCAGTCCTCCTCGTCGGGCAACGGCATTTCCCAATACCGTTCGAGCCGGACGTCGGCGTTGTTGCCGGAAAACGGCTCATAGACCAGGGCATGGCTCGGCAACAGCTTGCGCACCTGGCGGTAGATGCATTCCGGCGCCGGGATATACTCGTAAGCCAGAAAGCGGGCCAATGTGGACCGTTCCACGCTGAATCGCAGCAAGGGGTGCCTGGTGAGCGTCGTAAGCTCCGAGGCAAAAGCGAATATCCCGTTCTGAATCGTGTAGTAGAAGGGCTTTTTGCCGAAACGATCCCGCGCCGCAAAAAGCCGACGCTCCTGCTTGTCCCATATGGCAAAGGCGAACATGCCTTCCAGGCGATCCAGGCAGGCGGGGCCCCAGGCGAGATAGGAGCACAGAAGAACTTCCGTGTCCGAGTCCGTCCGGAATACGAACCCCTTGCCACGGAGCTTCTCGCGCAGTTCGATGTAATTGTATATTTCGCCGTTGAATACGGCGACTGCCCTGCCGGCGCTATCTTCCATGGGCTGGGCGCCTGTGTGCAGGTCGATGATGGACAGGCGGCGGTGGCCCAGCGCCACGCCATCTCGCACCCACATCCCCTGCCCGTCAGGCCCCCGGTGCTCCAGAGAATCGGTCATGGCTTGCAGCCACTCCCGCGATTCTCCCTCGGATGCGCACCGAGATCCGCAGCTTAGAAAGCCTACGATTCCGCACATAGCACGTCGAGCCTCAGCAGAGGAAACAAGCGCCTGAAAAAGAAGCAGGTTGCATATACAAAGAGCAAGCGCGACTCAAAACGTCGACGCCGTCGTATCGAACAAAGCATACATGATTTGACACTGCTAAACCATAGCTGAGGCTTCGAGCTTCAGCAAGTTCGAATACCGTGTCCTCGACAATCGAACGCTTGTGGGGCTGCTGGCGGTCTGGTACAAACGGGATATAGGTGGGAATAGGGTACAAATGCCTGCCCGTTAACCTTCGCCGCTTCAGACCATGGGCCACCACTCAAAAATACTCATCATCGACGATGATCGTCCCTTGTTGGACAGCTTTTCAGCATTCCTGGAGGATTCCGGATTTGAAACGCTCACCGCCCCGGACGGCAAATCGGGCCTCGACCTGTTCCGGCAGCGACGACCCGACCTCGTGTTGCTGGACATGCGCATGCCCGGCACACATGGACTCGAGGTGATGAACGAGATTCGGGAACTCGCTCCGGACACGCCCATCATCGTCGTCTCCGGCGCCGGCGTCCTGGACGATGTGGTTCACGCACTGCGGCAGGGCGCCCAGGACTTTTTCATCAAACCCGTGCACGACCTCTCCCTTCTGGAGCACAGCGTACGCAGAGCCCTGGAACACGCCGACCTCAAACGGGAACATACCCGGTATCAGCAACGGCTCGAAGAGGACATCGACTCCCGGACAAGGCAGCTTGTCGAAGCGAACAGAAAACTCCAGGAGGAAATCCGCCGGCGCGACGCCGCCGAGGCGGCCATGGCCGCATCCCTGCGGGAAAAGGAGTTGCTCCTCAAGGAAGTCCACCACCGGGTCAAGAACAATCTCCAGATCATCTCCAGCCTGCTCAATCTCCAGGCCGACGCCGCAACCGAAGACGCGACGCGCCGATCGTTCATGGAAAGCAGGCAGCGTGTCGCATCCATGGCCCTGGTGCACGAAAAACTCTATCAAGCCGAGGATTTCTCCCATGTGGATATGGGCGTGTTCCTGCGCGAACTGATCGGCCAGCATACGTGTGCGGCCGACCAATGCGGCGCCATAGCCACCCACATGAGCGAGGAATCACTCCAGCTGTCCATCAACCAGGCCATTCCTTGCGGGCTGGTGCTCAACGAGCTTACCTCCAACGTCATCCGCCACGCCTTTCCCGGAAACAGAACCGGAACCCTGCGCGTGCACATGACCAGACAGAACCAGCACGCCGAGCTTGTGGTGGAGGACGACGGCGTGGGGCTGCCGCCAGGGTTCTCGGCGTCCGAAGCCGAAAGCCTGGGCATGCGACTGATATTCGCCCTGGTCGGCCAGTTGCACGGAACGGTCGAATTCGAAAGCGAAAAAGACAAAGGAGTGCGCTGCCGGATCGACTTTCCCATGCCGCCGGCGCCATACGCTGCAAAGGGCGAACCGGACAAGAAGATCACGGCCGAGGTGCCCATTCTCAAGGAATGACTGCGCACTTTGGAAATGCTCCAGCCGCGACCAAAGCGGTCGTACCTACTCCACTCCCACCCGCCGCAAACCGCCTTGGCTGAGCCACACTCCGACCAAAACAACTGCCGAGGCGGCGATTTGTCCGGTGGTGAACGTCTCGCCCAGCAGCACCGTGCCCATCACCGCGGCGAGCACGGGAATGAGGTTGATGAACGCGGAAGCCTGACTCGCCGGCAGGCGGCTCAGGCCATAGTTGTACATGCCGTATGCGCCGATACTCACGAAGGAGCCCAGATAGAGGATAGCGAGAATGCCGCCCATGCCGGGGTCGCCATGCACCCAGGCAAAAGGCATGGCGAGGCCGGGCAGATAGAAAAGCGCCCCCACAATCGCCTGGACGGCGGTGAGGAACCACGGCGAGTAACTCGCCGACAGCCGCTTGAGCAATACCATGTAACCTGTGCCGCAGACCATGGCCGCCAGCTCCAGCGCGTTGCCCAGAACAGGGTTTGGCGCATGCTCCGTGGACTCGCCAGCGGCGGAAAGCCAGACCACACCGAACACGGCGACGAAGAAGCCTGCCCATGTCCGCGCGCGGGGACGCTCCCCCAGCGACACGAACGCCACGGCCGCGACCATGAGCGGGAGCACGGCCGCGACCATCCCAGCCTGGGAGGCGGAGGTGTAGCGCAGCGCATATGCTTCGAATATGAAATACAAGCATGGTTCGCACAGCGCCATGAGCAGGATGACGCCCACATCCTTGCGCTGCACCCGGGGAATGCCGGTGCGCAGGGCCACAAGGCTGAACAGAATGCTGGCCACGGCCATACGGCCGAAGATTACCACCACCGGGCTGTACGCCATGACGGCGATCTTCATGGCAACGTAGGAGCTGGCCCAGATGGTCACGGCGGTGACCAGGGCCAGACACGGCACGAACATGCCGGCGCCGGACAGAGAGGAGGTCGAATAGCGCATGGCCTGGGGGATACGCGGTGAAGGTGAATATGAAACGCTTGGGGCATTCCACCCCCGCACGCCGCCTGAGCAAAAGGCGATTTCTAGCCCGGACCCGAAAGCGTGTCCACCGCGAATAGCCGACTACTCTTTCGCCGCTTGCATTTTCTCGTCAGGGACTTTACGAAACCACCGCCTTTTGTAATTGTTGGTGCCCGTTCCCGCTGTTGCCGCCGCCTTTTCCGATGGGGCGCTCCCGAGCGGAAAACTTGTCGCTGAATGCCGCTCCTCGCCAGAGCACGGCGAGCGTACGAGCCCATGACAGAATCGGTCATTCCCGCGAGCGCGCACGGAGTGGCTTCTGATGAACAAATCACAACAAAGGCAGCCACAACCTAACGCCGATTCAGGTTAACTACGCCAGATGCCGCGCAGGTTGCACAAAAAGACAACTGTTTGGCTTGTGGCATCCGGACTGAGCTTTGCATCCTGCGAAACCGCTTGCTCCCGGCTCGTCCTTAGTGCCGGTTGGAGGAAGGCGTGTCGTGAACCAAAGCATCCGAAAAAGACTGACATTCTACTTTCTTGTCCTGGCAGTGGTGCCCCTGCTTGCAGTGGGGCTCGTGGTGCTCGGGCTGACAGCCACGGTCCAGAAGGAACAGGCGCTTTCGTTCCAGCAGGAGATGGCGGCCCAGGTGGCCTCCCGCATCGAGGACCATTTCCACCGCCTCGAGCGAGGGCTCGCCCTCACGGTCACCCTGGGGGACTACGAGTCCCTGCAGGGTCCCGACACATTCTCGGCAGAGCGGGTCGCGCGGAGCGAACTCAACTCTCTTATGGCAATCGAGGAGAACACCTTCGAGTGGCTGCTTTTACTCGATGACTCCGACGTCGTCAGGATGTCTCTGGCGCGCCGTCCGATGGAGGCTCCCGAGCCGCCTGCGGTCGTGCTCTCCACGGCCCTCGCCATGGCGCGGGGCGAAGCGTACAGCAAGCCCATCATCGATCCGGACACCGGCGAGTGCTATGTGATCATCCGCCGCCAGAGCGCATCTCCTCGGGGCGCGCTCGTCGCCATCTGCCGGTTCGCGGCATTGCGGCGCATGATCGCCTCTCCGGAAAGCAACGAAGAACAGCTGTATATCGTGGATTCGCAAAACCGTCTCGTGCTCACGTCCTCCCCGCTGGCAACGGTGGACGCCTCCACTTACAGCGTGCCTGCCAGGGACGGCGTGTCCCGCGGCATGGGCGGCGAGTACGCGCTCCTCGCCATGCGGACCTTCTCCCTGGGAGACGAGGCATACACCGTGGTCTGCCAGCGCTCCCTCGGCAACACCATGGGCCTGGCAACGTTCACCCTGCTTTCGGTCTTCTTCATCGTGCTCATCGCCCTGGTATCCGCGGCGAGTCTTTCCTTTGCAACCATCAAACGCATAGTGCGGCCCATCTCCGAACTCGTGGTCACGGCCCGGGCCGTGCAAGGCGGAGACATCACACGCCGGGCCGAGGTGGAACGGGGCGATGAGATCGGCGAGCTCGCAGAG
Above is a genomic segment from Oceanidesulfovibrio indonesiensis containing:
- the asnB gene encoding asparagine synthase (glutamine-hydrolyzing), whose amino-acid sequence is MCGIVGFLSCGSRCASEGESREWLQAMTDSLEHRGPDGQGMWVRDGVALGHRRLSIIDLHTGAQPMEDSAGRAVAVFNGEIYNYIELREKLRGKGFVFRTDSDTEVLLCSYLAWGPACLDRLEGMFAFAIWDKQERRLFAARDRFGKKPFYYTIQNGIFAFASELTTLTRHPLLRFSVERSTLARFLAYEYIPAPECIYRQVRKLLPSHALVYEPFSGNNADVRLERYWEMPLPDEEDCPRYGGPRAEDYLCEELRELIQRAVKRRLVSDVPLGLFLSGGLDSSTIAAFMTPQVSQIKSFSIAFDESSYDESDYAQLVSEYIGTDHHEYGLRANSCGEYLPEIVSRIDEPLADPSLVPTFLLAKSSRRHVTVALSGDGPDELFAGYEYYYGFRMAKRLLRIPASIRAPGEWATRFLPASANYVNYRFAAEMFLAGMRCPSWMRVQRWLTAMSPEMQETIWFNGSKPELGPDSLFEPTRLLYESYPSADEMGRAVYVFARQYMADYILMKVDRASMMHSLEVRAPFLDRELAEFACRLPLSWRLRGSKRKWLLKKAMAPYLPAEIINRPKRGLLIPTAQWLRTTLKPCVEELMSESALAGQQLFAPRAVRRMVDEHDSGRVDHRKALWTMLVLQMWLKSNAPTIE
- a CDS encoding response regulator; translated protein: MGHHSKILIIDDDRPLLDSFSAFLEDSGFETLTAPDGKSGLDLFRQRRPDLVLLDMRMPGTHGLEVMNEIRELAPDTPIIVVSGAGVLDDVVHALRQGAQDFFIKPVHDLSLLEHSVRRALEHADLKREHTRYQQRLEEDIDSRTRQLVEANRKLQEEIRRRDAAEAAMAASLREKELLLKEVHHRVKNNLQIISSLLNLQADAATEDATRRSFMESRQRVASMALVHEKLYQAEDFSHVDMGVFLRELIGQHTCAADQCGAIATHMSEESLQLSINQAIPCGLVLNELTSNVIRHAFPGNRTGTLRVHMTRQNQHAELVVEDDGVGLPPGFSASEAESLGMRLIFALVGQLHGTVEFESEKDKGVRCRIDFPMPPAPYAAKGEPDKKITAEVPILKE
- a CDS encoding DMT family transporter, with product MRYSTSSLSGAGMFVPCLALVTAVTIWASSYVAMKIAVMAYSPVVVIFGRMAVASILFSLVALRTGIPRVQRKDVGVILLMALCEPCLYFIFEAYALRYTSASQAGMVAAVLPLMVAAVAFVSLGERPRARTWAGFFVAVFGVVWLSAAGESTEHAPNPVLGNALELAAMVCGTGYMVLLKRLSASYSPWFLTAVQAIVGALFYLPGLAMPFAWVHGDPGMGGILAILYLGSFVSIGAYGMYNYGLSRLPASQASAFINLIPVLAAVMGTVLLGETFTTGQIAASAVVLVGVWLSQGGLRRVGVE